One genomic region from Dehalobacter restrictus DSM 9455 encodes:
- the htpG gene encoding molecular chaperone HtpG yields MMNNNVETREFQTEITQLLDIVINSLYTEREIFLRELISNAADATEKLRYCRLTENEISESEQPLEISIETDEEKHTLTITDNGIGMTKEELIENLGTIAHSGSKEFIRQLTEVRKAGSGSNTDLSLIGQFGVGFYSAFMVAEKVTLYTRSFRPDSESWIWSSNGAGSYLIEPGDQSNYGTRIVLQLKENAYNFSKADEINRIIKQYSSFVPYPVKVNGEKVNTVEAIWTKNASEISEQEYTEFYKYIDNAFDEPFYRMHFSSDAPLSIKALLFVPGENYERFGFSKMERGVNLFCKKVLIQEKSEAIVPEWMRFVRGVIDSDDLPLNISRETLQDNALVAKLNKVVTGRFLKYLEEQAKDDPAKYNQFWEKFSRFIKEGAASDYAHKDALVRLLRFESNMTAEGELISLEGYVGRMREEQKAIYYVSGSNRKVIESGPYLEIFKDKGIEVLYTYEPIDDYILSGLPEFKEKKIVAAEQDSQDLPDLDAEQPSNAESDIPEDEVKALLDWFKETLGDRVTEVRASKRLVDSPAVVLSSYGTHSMQKMMQIMNKDMEGIPAGILEINSQHPVIQGINELRKSGDTFAAAAAEQILENSQIAAGLIVDPRSMVSRLYNILERAVVKK; encoded by the coding sequence ATGATGAATAACAATGTTGAAACTAGGGAGTTTCAGACAGAAATCACCCAGCTGCTGGATATTGTTATTAATTCTCTCTATACGGAGCGAGAGATCTTCTTAAGAGAATTAATATCCAATGCAGCTGACGCTACGGAGAAACTGCGCTACTGCAGGCTCACCGAAAATGAGATAAGCGAATCCGAACAGCCGCTGGAAATTTCCATCGAAACGGATGAAGAAAAGCACACGCTTACCATTACCGATAATGGGATCGGAATGACCAAAGAAGAACTAATTGAAAATCTGGGTACGATCGCCCATTCAGGATCCAAGGAATTTATCAGACAGCTGACAGAGGTCAGGAAGGCCGGATCCGGAAGCAATACCGATTTAAGCCTGATTGGACAGTTCGGCGTCGGATTTTATTCGGCGTTTATGGTTGCGGAGAAAGTAACACTTTATACCCGCTCTTTCAGACCGGACTCTGAAAGCTGGATCTGGTCTTCAAACGGAGCAGGAAGCTATTTAATAGAACCGGGTGACCAAAGCAATTATGGGACCAGGATCGTTCTCCAGTTAAAAGAAAATGCCTATAATTTCAGCAAAGCTGACGAAATCAACAGGATTATCAAACAGTATTCGAGTTTTGTCCCTTATCCAGTGAAAGTCAACGGTGAAAAGGTCAATACCGTCGAAGCAATATGGACGAAAAACGCATCTGAAATCAGTGAGCAGGAATATACGGAATTCTATAAATATATTGACAATGCTTTTGACGAGCCATTCTACAGAATGCACTTTTCCTCCGATGCACCGCTTTCCATTAAAGCACTGCTGTTTGTGCCCGGAGAAAATTATGAGCGGTTCGGCTTCAGTAAAATGGAGAGAGGCGTTAACCTATTCTGCAAAAAAGTCCTGATTCAGGAAAAATCCGAAGCCATCGTGCCGGAGTGGATGCGGTTTGTACGCGGCGTCATTGACAGTGATGACCTTCCCCTGAACATTTCCAGGGAGACCCTTCAGGACAATGCGCTTGTCGCCAAACTGAACAAGGTAGTCACTGGCAGATTTTTAAAGTATCTCGAAGAACAAGCCAAAGATGATCCGGCCAAATATAATCAATTTTGGGAAAAATTCAGCAGGTTTATCAAAGAAGGAGCAGCTTCGGACTATGCCCACAAGGACGCACTGGTCAGGCTCCTGCGCTTTGAATCCAACATGACGGCTGAAGGTGAGCTGATTTCACTGGAAGGCTACGTCGGAAGAATGAGAGAGGAACAAAAAGCGATCTATTATGTCAGCGGCTCCAACCGTAAAGTGATTGAATCCGGGCCGTATCTTGAGATCTTTAAGGACAAGGGCATTGAAGTGCTTTATACGTATGAACCGATTGATGACTACATCTTAAGCGGGCTTCCAGAGTTCAAAGAGAAGAAGATTGTTGCGGCCGAACAGGACAGTCAGGATCTGCCGGATTTAGATGCTGAGCAGCCCAGTAATGCCGAAAGTGATATTCCCGAGGATGAAGTGAAGGCCTTATTGGATTGGTTCAAAGAAACTCTTGGGGACAGGGTAACCGAGGTGCGTGCTTCCAAACGTCTCGTGGACAGTCCCGCTGTTGTGCTCAGCTCATACGGAACGCATAGCATGCAGAAAATGATGCAAATCATGAATAAGGATATGGAAGGTATCCCAGCGGGGATTTTGGAGATTAACAGCCAGCATCCGGTCATTCAAGGAATCAATGAGCTGCGCAAGTCGGGCGACACATTTGCTGCGGCAGCGGCAGAACAGATTCTGGAAAACTCCCAGATTGCCGCCGGGCTGATCGTCGATCCCAGGAGTATGGTCAGCAGACTCTACAACATCCTGGAAAGAGCGGTTGTGAAGAAATAA
- a CDS encoding LolA family protein, producing MRLTRRYLALLLVLLLLCVGALSGCGGKEESAAQNEATSAPTETETQTLPDDNEIVSGLIGKGQLVKEMTYDYVIVGGGASSESKVWLKDQKMKMEGTFNGPKMTFIFDKSKKEFTTYISGQNSAMRMTLSEYNGPDITTPVDYVSGLVESKYTIGGTETVNGMECKVLTFTSEGSTVKEWISTEYGIVVKAQYEAGGEMTTMEFKNLQIGTGAVPAGTFDLPSGMEVVDINGMMNLDSNK from the coding sequence ATGAGATTGACGCGACGGTATCTTGCGCTTTTGCTCGTTTTGCTGCTTCTTTGCGTTGGGGCTTTATCCGGCTGCGGCGGGAAAGAAGAATCAGCTGCCCAAAATGAAGCAACCTCGGCTCCGACAGAAACAGAAACGCAAACTTTACCTGATGATAATGAAATTGTATCCGGTCTGATCGGAAAAGGACAGCTGGTCAAAGAGATGACCTATGATTATGTGATTGTTGGCGGCGGAGCATCTTCGGAAAGCAAAGTCTGGCTCAAGGATCAGAAAATGAAAATGGAGGGCACCTTTAACGGCCCAAAGATGACTTTTATTTTTGATAAGTCCAAGAAGGAGTTTACTACTTATATCTCGGGTCAGAACAGCGCCATGAGAATGACGTTAAGTGAATATAACGGTCCGGACATCACCACCCCTGTTGATTATGTCAGTGGTCTCGTTGAATCTAAGTATACAATAGGCGGGACTGAAACGGTCAATGGCATGGAGTGCAAAGTCCTTACTTTCACCAGCGAAGGATCAACTGTCAAGGAATGGATCAGCACCGAGTACGGCATTGTTGTGAAGGCCCAATATGAGGCAGGGGGCGAGATGACCACTATGGAATTCAAAAACCTGCAAATTGGAACAGGTGCCGTACCCGCTGGGACTTTCGACCTGCCGTCAGGAATGGAAGTGGTCGACATTAACGGCATGATGAATCTCGACAGCAATAAATAA
- a CDS encoding FeoC-like transcriptional regulator, with protein MLINLLTEIADKQANSFSSLAKKLDLDPEMIKQMLNDLQRLGYLTADNVACVNEPCKGCGGCCSKGNGEAGAILWTLTAKGRVLLESLKKILPTV; from the coding sequence ATGCTGATCAATTTGTTAACAGAAATTGCCGATAAACAAGCAAACTCCTTTTCTTCGCTGGCAAAAAAATTAGACCTCGATCCAGAGATGATCAAACAAATGCTGAATGACCTGCAACGACTTGGATACCTGACTGCGGATAATGTAGCCTGCGTCAATGAACCATGTAAGGGGTGCGGGGGCTGCTGCAGCAAAGGAAACGGAGAAGCGGGAGCAATCTTGTGGACGCTCACGGCAAAGGGGAGGGTACTTTTGGAAAGTTTAAAAAAAATACTGCCAACAGTATAA
- the feoB gene encoding ferrous iron transport protein B — MEKNFTIALVGNPNCGKTSIFNALTGARQHVGNWPGVTVEKKEGTVSFNGNEISVIDLPGAYSLSASSEDEMVAVNYILQEKPDVVVNVIDSANLERNLYFTLQLIEMDTNVIIALNMTDEAVKKNIFINTAKLRDALGVSVVTTVATKNKGIWELLETSAAMKVKPGRPVQPDYWQTMNRESGALAEALVEEGIAGKESANLVAVRLLEDEAFAQTQIAGCPTLEKLADKEKDRITSRFGLEPGIYLADQRYIFIGQIIKDCVRRETPPQRDLTEMIDRVVTNKWIGIPLFFVIMFLLYQITMGLGNNVLGGYVDSAFGILGRYVSGLLVNAPVLAKSFVSDALIGGVGSVLVFVPMMFTMYFLISFLEDSGYMARAAYVMDRLMNAVGLHGKTAVAMIVGSGCNVAGIMSTRTLDSRKDRMIGILISPFISCSARLPVYALFAGAFFRGKTIGIIPLAGLVIFSLYLLGIMVAVAAGKILSETLFKQEKSYFVMELPPYRLPTLKSLIQHMWEKTESFVRKAGTVILGIVVLIWILSVFPVGVEPGSTESLLGKLGAVIAPVLSPAGFGSWQASVALLVGIGAKEAIIATFGLVYGAGEGMLGTVLAQHFTPLSAYAFMVMTLLYSPCAATIGIIKKETNSVKWTLFSVLYSLIIGWIAAVLIFQLGSLFI, encoded by the coding sequence ATGGAAAAGAATTTTACGATAGCTCTCGTTGGAAACCCAAACTGCGGGAAAACAAGCATTTTTAATGCGTTGACAGGCGCGAGGCAGCATGTTGGCAATTGGCCGGGAGTAACCGTTGAGAAAAAAGAAGGTACGGTCAGTTTCAACGGGAATGAGATCAGCGTAATTGACTTACCCGGGGCGTATAGTCTTTCCGCCAGTTCGGAAGATGAAATGGTTGCGGTAAACTATATTTTGCAGGAAAAACCCGATGTTGTTGTGAACGTGATTGACTCAGCAAATCTGGAGAGGAATCTTTATTTCACGTTACAGCTGATTGAGATGGATACAAATGTAATCATTGCTTTAAATATGACAGATGAAGCAGTGAAAAAGAATATTTTCATCAATACAGCGAAACTTAGAGATGCTCTTGGCGTATCGGTTGTCACTACAGTGGCAACGAAGAACAAAGGGATTTGGGAGCTGCTAGAGACTTCAGCGGCAATGAAAGTAAAACCAGGCCGGCCCGTCCAGCCAGACTATTGGCAAACGATGAACCGGGAATCTGGAGCTTTGGCTGAGGCCCTGGTCGAAGAAGGTATTGCTGGTAAAGAATCGGCGAACTTGGTGGCTGTCAGGCTGCTGGAGGATGAGGCTTTTGCTCAAACGCAAATAGCAGGTTGTCCTACCCTGGAAAAACTGGCTGACAAGGAAAAAGACAGAATAACCAGCCGTTTTGGTCTTGAACCCGGAATCTATCTGGCAGACCAGCGTTATATCTTTATCGGCCAAATCATTAAGGATTGTGTCCGTAGGGAAACGCCTCCGCAAAGAGATCTGACAGAAATGATTGACAGGGTCGTGACAAATAAATGGATCGGGATTCCTTTGTTCTTTGTAATCATGTTTTTGCTGTATCAAATCACAATGGGTCTCGGCAATAATGTTCTTGGGGGCTATGTGGACAGCGCCTTCGGGATCCTGGGGCGGTATGTTTCCGGCTTGCTGGTAAACGCTCCGGTCCTGGCCAAGTCCTTTGTCAGCGATGCCCTGATCGGCGGGGTGGGTTCTGTACTCGTATTTGTCCCGATGATGTTTACCATGTATTTCTTGATTTCTTTTCTCGAAGACAGCGGTTATATGGCCAGGGCAGCCTATGTTATGGACCGGCTGATGAATGCTGTCGGGCTGCACGGAAAAACGGCCGTTGCAATGATTGTCGGCAGCGGCTGCAATGTGGCCGGAATCATGTCCACCCGAACCTTGGACAGCCGGAAAGACCGCATGATCGGCATTTTAATCAGTCCGTTTATTTCCTGCAGTGCTAGGCTTCCAGTCTATGCGCTGTTTGCCGGGGCATTCTTCAGGGGCAAAACGATCGGCATCATACCGTTGGCAGGATTGGTCATTTTTTCACTGTACCTTTTAGGGATCATGGTTGCTGTTGCCGCGGGGAAAATCCTGAGTGAAACACTGTTCAAACAGGAAAAATCCTACTTTGTTATGGAACTTCCGCCTTATCGTCTGCCAACGCTGAAGAGCCTGATACAGCACATGTGGGAAAAAACGGAGTCGTTTGTCAGAAAAGCAGGGACTGTGATCCTCGGGATCGTCGTTCTGATCTGGATACTTTCTGTTTTCCCAGTCGGCGTTGAACCAGGCAGTACCGAAAGTCTCCTTGGAAAATTAGGCGCAGTCATCGCACCTGTATTATCCCCGGCTGGTTTTGGCAGCTGGCAGGCTTCTGTAGCACTTCTTGTCGGGATCGGTGCCAAGGAAGCAATCATTGCGACGTTCGGGTTGGTTTACGGGGCAGGCGAAGGAATGCTCGGAACAGTCTTAGCACAGCATTTTACGCCGCTCTCCGCCTATGCCTTTATGGTAATGACCCTACTTTATTCACCCTGTGCAGCGACAATCGGAATAATTAAAAAGGAGACTAATTCTGTTAAATGGACACTGTTTTCTGTTCTCTACTCACTGATCATTGGCTGGATCGCGGCGGTGCTGATCTTTCAGCTCGGTTCGTTGTTCATCTGA
- a CDS encoding FeoA family protein yields the protein MDATFLTMDKIPVNSNARIVNIHMDAVLRKKLTDMGLVKGTEFKVDGQAPLGDPMKINLRGYHLAIRKSDARKIQVEKI from the coding sequence ATGGACGCTACCTTCCTTACAATGGACAAGATACCCGTAAACTCGAATGCCAGAATTGTCAATATACACATGGATGCTGTATTAAGAAAAAAACTGACAGATATGGGCCTGGTCAAAGGGACAGAATTTAAAGTTGACGGCCAAGCTCCGTTGGGGGACCCTATGAAGATTAATCTGAGAGGATATCATCTGGCTATCCGTAAAAGCGACGCCAGGAAAATTCAGGTTGAGAAGATTTGA
- the crcB gene encoding fluoride efflux transporter CrcB, translating to MQEADLPLSYSVYLVIGLGGALGAIARYVLSTWIYQKYFYTFPWGTFVVNMLGCFVLGIVYVLGVENLVTSPNTRLFISVGFLGAFTTFSTLSLETLNLIKSGEIIVAVLNGLGSMLVGLIAVWLGMSLTQLLIK from the coding sequence TTGCAGGAGGCTGATCTTCCTTTGAGTTATTCCGTCTATCTGGTGATTGGTTTAGGCGGTGCACTTGGAGCTATTGCCCGCTATGTGCTCTCCACCTGGATTTATCAAAAATATTTTTATACTTTTCCCTGGGGGACCTTCGTCGTCAATATGCTGGGGTGTTTTGTGCTGGGTATTGTCTATGTACTAGGAGTCGAAAATCTGGTGACCAGCCCGAATACCCGTTTATTTATATCTGTGGGTTTTCTGGGTGCGTTTACAACCTTTTCTACGCTGAGCCTTGAAACCCTGAATCTTATTAAGAGCGGAGAGATTATTGTAGCTGTGCTGAACGGTCTGGGAAGCATGCTCGTCGGACTGATTGCCGTCTGGCTTGGAATGAGCCTAACTCAGCTATTAATAAAATAA
- a CDS encoding DUF190 domain-containing protein, whose product MVKISGQARRIRIYIGEASKYKGVSLYHTIVLKAKELGLAGATVFRGIEGFGANTRIKTSRILDLSNDLPIVIEVIDSAEYLQDFLLFLDEVVNEGLITIEDLEVMKYLPKK is encoded by the coding sequence ATGGTAAAAATATCTGGTCAGGCTAGAAGAATCCGTATCTATATTGGAGAAGCCAGTAAATATAAAGGAGTATCCCTTTATCACACAATTGTCTTAAAGGCCAAAGAGCTGGGCCTGGCTGGTGCGACTGTCTTCAGGGGAATTGAAGGATTCGGCGCCAATACGAGAATAAAAACGTCAAGAATACTGGACCTTTCCAATGACCTTCCGATTGTTATTGAAGTGATAGACAGCGCCGAATATCTGCAGGACTTTCTGCTTTTTTTGGACGAGGTCGTGAACGAAGGATTAATAACCATAGAAGATTTGGAAGTAATGAAATATTTGCCAAAAAAATAA
- the murI gene encoding glutamate racemase, translated as MRIGFFDSGVGGITVLHEAIKQLPREDFIYYADIDHVPYGTKSKEEVLKLVLDAVDFMAAEGIKVLVVACNTATSIAINELRQRYDFPILGMEPAVKPAVENNGCKRILVMATPLTLREEKYQNLVTRLDQDHLVDGKAFPELVEYAENFYFDKDEILKYLNRKLGIHNLTEYGTVVLGCTHFPYFKRILQELFPADTHIVDGSTGTVNYLKKILTERKLFAEDGHGQVTFYSSGRKELPESRYARYLLLLDQNQ; from the coding sequence ATGCGCATAGGCTTCTTTGACTCCGGGGTCGGTGGAATCACCGTACTGCATGAAGCGATAAAGCAGCTGCCCCGGGAGGATTTTATTTATTACGCGGATATTGATCATGTGCCTTATGGGACCAAAAGCAAGGAAGAAGTTCTGAAACTGGTTTTGGATGCTGTTGATTTCATGGCTGCTGAAGGGATAAAAGTTCTGGTAGTCGCCTGCAATACGGCGACGAGTATTGCCATCAATGAGCTTCGCCAAAGATATGATTTTCCAATCCTTGGCATGGAACCGGCAGTAAAACCAGCTGTCGAAAATAATGGTTGCAAGAGAATACTGGTCATGGCCACCCCGCTCACACTTCGCGAAGAAAAGTATCAAAATCTGGTCACCAGACTGGATCAGGACCATCTTGTAGATGGCAAAGCATTTCCGGAGCTTGTTGAATATGCTGAGAATTTTTATTTTGACAAAGATGAAATCCTGAAATACCTGAATCGCAAACTTGGCATTCATAATTTGACCGAGTATGGTACTGTCGTTTTAGGATGCACACACTTTCCATATTTTAAGCGGATTCTGCAGGAACTGTTTCCTGCTGATACGCACATTGTTGATGGAAGTACCGGAACCGTCAATTATCTGAAAAAAATCCTGACTGAAAGAAAACTTTTTGCTGAGGACGGTCATGGTCAGGTCACTTTCTATTCTTCAGGCCGAAAAGAGCTGCCGGAATCCCGTTATGCCCGGTATCTCCTGCTGCTGGATCAAAATCAATAA
- the speD gene encoding adenosylmethionine decarboxylase, which yields MSFNFYDICYALSQDQHKKYIEYIDEEYNADRLVKILTSVAEIIEANILNIANQDYDPQGASVTMLVAENQIMVREPMEILENEAPGPDSQSLVGHLDKSHITVHTYPENHPDKGISTFRADIDVSTCGQISPLKALNYLITSFEPDIAIIDYRVRGFTRDVNGRKYFIDHKINSIQNFISEETRNRYQLIDVNVYQDNIFHTKMLLREFDLDHYLFGAEKEEISSSKRRRVKQRIKHEMQEIFSGRNVF from the coding sequence TTGAGTTTTAATTTCTATGATATCTGCTATGCTTTATCGCAGGATCAACATAAGAAATACATTGAGTACATTGATGAAGAATACAATGCCGACAGGCTGGTTAAAATTCTGACTTCTGTCGCTGAGATCATTGAAGCCAATATTCTGAATATCGCCAATCAGGATTACGATCCTCAGGGTGCCAGTGTCACCATGCTGGTCGCTGAAAATCAGATTATGGTCCGTGAACCGATGGAAATTCTTGAAAACGAAGCCCCGGGTCCTGATTCGCAGTCATTGGTCGGTCATCTGGATAAAAGTCATATTACGGTGCATACGTATCCGGAAAACCACCCTGACAAGGGGATTAGTACGTTCCGGGCCGATATTGACGTCTCCACCTGCGGCCAGATTTCGCCGCTAAAGGCTTTAAACTACTTGATTACAAGTTTTGAACCGGATATTGCGATTATCGATTACCGTGTCCGGGGCTTTACACGGGATGTTAACGGCAGAAAATATTTTATTGATCATAAGATTAATTCCATTCAGAATTTTATTTCGGAAGAAACCAGAAACCGATATCAGCTGATCGATGTTAATGTCTATCAGGATAATATTTTTCACACCAAGATGCTTTTAAGAGAGTTTGATCTTGATCATTATCTGTTCGGAGCTGAAAAAGAAGAGATATCCTCCAGCAAAAGAAGAAGGGTCAAACAAAGAATCAAACATGAGATGCAGGAGATTTTTTCCGGGAGAAATGTTTTCTAA
- a CDS encoding 2-isopropylmalate synthase, whose product MRRLYLFDTTLRDGEQSLGITLNVREKLEIAKQLATLGVDILEAGFPASSPGDFESVKIIGREVKGITVCGLTRCVKKDIDLCAEALKEAEDPRIHTGIAVSPIHMEKKLRLKPEQVIQKAEEAVRHAKKYLNDVEFYAEDAFRSDYDFLAKIFERVIAAGATVVNIPDTVGYATPWEFGELVSYIKTNVPNIDRVKISVHCHNDLGMATANTLAGVMAGADQVEGTINGIGERAGNTALEEVIMAMYTQKNRYGIDLAVNPREIAATSRLVSSITGVPVPSHKAIVGTNAFMHASGIHQDGILKEKQTYEIIDPEIIGVPRNQIVLSARSGRHALKHRLEELGYKPEDSQMNTLYEEFLLLADKKQEIYDEDLHVLMGTGIPEQNGIKVKNISVATSGKQSATAAVTLEIQGTEITDAAIGNGPVDAVFKAIDRITGKEVRLEDYSIKSVSRGKEALGNATVKIFADGNYYVGKGVSTDVIDASAHAYADAISKLN is encoded by the coding sequence ATGCGCAGATTATATTTGTTTGACACCACGTTAAGGGATGGTGAACAATCTCTCGGGATCACGTTAAATGTCCGGGAAAAGTTGGAGATTGCCAAGCAGCTGGCTACACTCGGCGTAGACATTCTGGAGGCGGGCTTTCCAGCTTCATCTCCCGGGGACTTCGAATCTGTGAAAATCATTGGCAGGGAGGTTAAGGGGATCACAGTGTGTGGACTGACCCGTTGTGTGAAGAAAGATATTGACCTTTGTGCCGAGGCCCTCAAAGAAGCTGAGGACCCTAGAATTCATACCGGAATCGCCGTTTCTCCGATTCATATGGAGAAAAAACTCAGGCTAAAACCGGAACAGGTGATCCAAAAGGCTGAAGAAGCTGTCAGACATGCCAAAAAATATCTGAACGATGTCGAGTTTTATGCTGAAGACGCTTTTCGGAGTGATTATGATTTTCTGGCTAAGATATTTGAGCGCGTAATCGCAGCCGGAGCAACAGTCGTAAATATCCCGGACACTGTGGGATACGCGACTCCTTGGGAATTCGGCGAACTGGTCTCCTATATCAAAACGAATGTCCCTAATATTGACCGGGTGAAAATAAGTGTCCATTGTCATAATGATCTTGGAATGGCCACAGCAAACACCCTAGCCGGGGTTATGGCCGGGGCCGATCAAGTGGAAGGCACTATCAACGGGATAGGTGAAAGAGCCGGCAATACTGCTTTGGAAGAAGTCATTATGGCGATGTATACCCAGAAAAATCGCTACGGCATCGATTTGGCTGTAAACCCCCGGGAAATTGCCGCGACCAGCAGACTGGTTTCCTCAATCACAGGGGTTCCTGTACCGAGCCATAAGGCGATAGTCGGGACAAATGCGTTCATGCATGCTTCCGGCATTCATCAAGATGGTATCCTGAAAGAGAAACAGACCTATGAGATTATTGATCCGGAGATCATCGGCGTACCGAGGAACCAGATTGTCCTGAGTGCCAGATCAGGAAGGCATGCGCTGAAACACAGGCTGGAAGAACTCGGATATAAGCCAGAAGATAGCCAGATGAATACCCTTTACGAAGAATTTTTATTGTTGGCTGATAAGAAACAGGAGATCTATGATGAAGATCTTCATGTTCTGATGGGAACGGGCATACCCGAGCAAAACGGGATCAAGGTCAAGAATATATCCGTAGCTACATCAGGGAAGCAGTCGGCCACCGCTGCTGTTACCCTGGAAATACAGGGCACGGAGATAACCGATGCCGCGATCGGAAACGGTCCTGTCGATGCGGTGTTTAAAGCAATTGATAGGATTACCGGTAAGGAAGTCCGGCTCGAAGATTACAGTATCAAATCTGTAAGCCGCGGTAAAGAGGCGTTGGGGAATGCAACTGTTAAAATTTTTGCAGACGGAAATTATTATGTCGGCAAGGGAGTAAGTACCGACGTCATCGATGCCAGCGCCCATGCGTATGCTGATGCCATCTCCAAACTAAACTAA
- the uppS gene encoding polyprenyl diphosphate synthase, which yields MRIPNHIGVIPDGNRRWADNNGLPKEMGYREGLNPGLKLLKLCREAGVKELTYYGFTVDNTKRPTTQKKAFVQACIDAIDMIASEDVSLLVIGDTESKMFPKALLPYTRRTKVGKGGIRVNFLVNYGWEWDLGNLRTAEKNKRKVIKELKSNDISRVDLLIRWGGRRRLSGFLPAQSVYADFYVLDDYWPDFKEEHFYDALKWYNTQDITLGG from the coding sequence ATGAGAATTCCCAATCATATTGGGGTTATTCCAGATGGCAACCGGCGATGGGCAGATAACAATGGGTTACCAAAGGAGATGGGCTACCGGGAAGGTCTGAATCCAGGACTTAAACTTTTGAAATTATGCAGGGAAGCCGGCGTCAAAGAACTGACCTATTATGGCTTCACAGTGGATAATACCAAAAGACCAACTACTCAAAAGAAAGCTTTTGTGCAGGCCTGCATCGATGCAATTGATATGATTGCGAGCGAGGACGTGTCCTTGTTAGTGATTGGCGATACAGAATCTAAGATGTTCCCCAAGGCGTTGCTGCCATATACACGTCGGACAAAAGTCGGCAAAGGCGGCATTAGAGTGAATTTTCTCGTCAATTACGGCTGGGAATGGGATCTGGGAAATCTTCGTACTGCCGAAAAGAATAAGAGAAAGGTTATTAAAGAGTTAAAATCAAATGATATTTCCAGAGTTGATTTGCTGATCCGCTGGGGAGGAAGACGCCGACTCAGCGGTTTCCTGCCTGCACAAAGTGTTTATGCGGATTTCTATGTACTCGATGATTACTGGCCTGATTTTAAGGAGGAGCATTTCTATGATGCTCTGAAGTGGTATAATACGCAGGATATTACTTTAGGCGGTTAG
- a CDS encoding CHAP domain-containing protein, with translation MRKSRRYYRRRNKTPLLAILIIVFALAVVTGSKIVSGNALDHSQTDSSYGAQTADHSSEAADTARLIRQADVAAGMKIDEYKGVAVYSNGADYMSSHGLSYSKDGYYYGYKWQCVEFVKRFYYEIYHHEMPDGAGNAKYFFNPMLAQGKLNEQRGLVQYVNGGNEKPREGDLLVFNEGSYGHVAIICGVADEWIEVIQQNSEVPREKYSLVYKDGTYTISGDREPAGWLRVSSR, from the coding sequence ATGAGGAAATCCAGACGATACTATCGCAGACGAAACAAGACACCGTTGCTCGCCATCTTAATCATCGTATTTGCCTTAGCAGTCGTAACGGGATCCAAAATAGTTTCCGGCAATGCACTCGATCATTCTCAGACAGACTCAAGCTACGGTGCCCAAACGGCTGATCATTCCAGTGAAGCAGCGGACACTGCGCGTCTCATCCGGCAGGCTGACGTTGCAGCCGGTATGAAAATCGATGAATACAAAGGTGTGGCAGTCTATTCCAATGGCGCGGATTATATGTCCAGTCACGGCTTAAGTTATAGTAAAGATGGTTATTATTACGGCTACAAGTGGCAGTGCGTAGAATTTGTAAAACGATTCTATTATGAAATCTATCATCATGAGATGCCTGACGGCGCTGGAAACGCCAAATATTTCTTTAATCCGATGCTGGCACAGGGAAAACTGAATGAACAGAGAGGTCTTGTTCAGTACGTTAACGGAGGGAATGAAAAACCCCGGGAAGGAGACCTGCTGGTCTTCAATGAGGGGTCTTACGGTCACGTTGCAATTATCTGCGGAGTGGCTGACGAATGGATTGAAGTCATTCAGCAGAACTCAGAGGTTCCCAGGGAAAAATACAGTCTTGTTTACAAAGATGGTACCTATACGATATCCGGAGACAGAGAACCGGCCGGATGGCTCAGAGTTAGCAGCAGGTAA